One Chitinivorax tropicus DNA window includes the following coding sequences:
- the pbpC gene encoding penicillin-binding protein 1C, with translation MISLQRPLLLLCTLLSTSSAFALPAFQAVRQGWQPSESWLLDRRGAILASKRINPHVRRLEWVSLPDISPELKKAVILSEDRRFLEHSGIDWQALAGAAKEQAEGGNRGASTLTMQLAGLLDEDLKAGPDGRSLLQKLGQIRAAKALEADWSKDQILEGYLNLAPFRGEAIGVAAASTLLFGKMPAGLNQGESIILAVLLRGPNASADTISRRACELANAMQARVGCAYLQGLASQALSLANKNRLAINDAPEVAQRLLDQAGRSVKSTLDADLQRAVREILHRQLADLQRQNTHNAAGLVIDNRSGQVLAYVSENLDRSQVDGVQAKRQAGSTLKPFLYQMAFAQRLLTPASLLDDSPVNIDTAGGLYMPQNYDKSFRGTVSVRTSLAGSLNLPAIRTLLLVGIEPFYKHLNALGLDLPQSADFYGFSLALGSADVSLWQLTNAYRTLANQGQASTPTLIPGNRPRGVQVSDGAASWLVGDILSDRGARASSFGLENPLATRVWSAVKTGTSKDMRDNWCIGFTSRYTIGVWVGNFSGEPMWNVSGVSGAAPAWREVVHRLHANQPSQPVAPPKGIVRQMVKFTPAVEPPRREVFLAGTETAVIEQTSTVGNPILYPTDGEIIALDPDIPVNRQRVRFEADTTGQWLLNGKPLGQPASAIWWQPLPGQYRLGFKGGLQPEKTIRFEVRGTLRRQ, from the coding sequence ATGATTTCATTACAGCGCCCTCTGCTTTTACTCTGTACGCTTCTCAGTACCTCGTCCGCCTTTGCGCTCCCGGCCTTCCAAGCTGTCAGGCAGGGCTGGCAGCCATCTGAAAGCTGGTTGCTCGACCGCCGAGGCGCGATTCTGGCCAGCAAGCGCATCAATCCGCACGTTCGGCGGCTTGAGTGGGTGTCATTGCCCGATATCTCACCCGAGTTGAAAAAAGCGGTCATCCTGTCAGAAGACCGCCGCTTTCTCGAACACAGTGGCATCGATTGGCAAGCGTTGGCTGGGGCCGCGAAAGAACAGGCGGAGGGTGGCAATCGAGGTGCCAGCACGCTGACCATGCAATTGGCCGGATTGTTGGATGAAGACCTGAAAGCTGGCCCAGATGGACGCAGCCTGTTGCAGAAACTGGGGCAGATCCGCGCTGCCAAAGCGCTGGAAGCCGATTGGAGCAAGGATCAGATTCTGGAAGGCTATCTGAACCTGGCCCCCTTTCGAGGAGAGGCCATCGGCGTGGCCGCAGCCAGCACGTTGTTATTCGGCAAAATGCCTGCCGGCTTGAATCAAGGTGAAAGTATCATCCTGGCCGTGTTGTTACGTGGCCCTAATGCCAGTGCCGATACCATTTCTCGACGGGCCTGTGAGCTGGCCAACGCGATGCAGGCACGGGTGGGCTGTGCTTATCTGCAAGGGCTGGCCAGCCAAGCCCTGAGCCTGGCCAATAAGAACCGGCTGGCCATCAATGATGCGCCGGAGGTCGCCCAGCGGCTGCTCGATCAAGCAGGACGCTCGGTCAAGTCGACATTGGATGCTGACCTGCAACGAGCGGTGCGTGAGATCCTGCACCGGCAGCTGGCCGACCTGCAGCGGCAGAACACCCATAATGCTGCGGGCTTGGTCATCGACAACCGGAGCGGGCAGGTCTTGGCGTATGTGAGCGAGAATCTCGACCGTAGCCAAGTCGATGGGGTGCAGGCCAAGCGCCAAGCGGGGTCTACACTCAAGCCGTTCTTGTATCAGATGGCGTTCGCGCAACGCTTGCTCACCCCTGCTTCGTTGCTGGATGACAGCCCGGTCAATATCGATACGGCAGGCGGTCTGTATATGCCGCAAAACTATGACAAGTCCTTCCGTGGCACGGTCAGTGTGCGCACCAGCCTGGCGGGCTCATTGAATCTGCCAGCGATCCGCACCTTGCTGTTGGTCGGCATTGAGCCTTTCTACAAACACCTCAACGCACTGGGTCTGGACTTGCCGCAGAGCGCTGACTTCTATGGATTTTCGTTGGCGCTGGGTTCGGCGGATGTCAGCCTGTGGCAACTCACCAATGCCTATCGCACGCTGGCCAATCAAGGACAAGCCAGCACGCCCACCCTGATCCCAGGCAATAGGCCGCGAGGCGTGCAGGTCAGCGATGGTGCAGCCAGCTGGCTGGTTGGTGATATTCTCAGTGATCGGGGTGCGCGGGCCAGTAGTTTCGGGCTTGAAAACCCATTGGCGACGCGAGTTTGGTCCGCTGTCAAAACCGGCACCAGCAAAGACATGCGCGACAACTGGTGCATCGGCTTCACCAGCCGCTATACCATTGGTGTCTGGGTTGGCAATTTCAGCGGTGAGCCGATGTGGAATGTATCCGGTGTCAGCGGAGCCGCCCCGGCCTGGCGTGAAGTTGTGCATCGTTTACACGCCAATCAGCCCAGCCAGCCTGTTGCACCGCCAAAAGGGATCGTCCGCCAGATGGTGAAATTCACCCCCGCTGTCGAGCCGCCTCGCCGTGAGGTCTTTCTGGCGGGCACGGAAACAGCGGTCATCGAGCAGACCAGTACCGTTGGCAATCCTATCCTCTACCCAACGGATGGCGAGATCATCGCACTGGACCCCGACATCCCGGTCAATCGGCAACGCGTCCGTTTCGAGGCCGATACAACCGGACAGTGGCTGCTGAACGGCAAGCCGCTGGGACAGCCAGCCAGCGCCATCTGGTGGCAGCCACTACCTGGCCAGTACAGACTGGGTTTCAAAGGTGGCCTTCAGCCTGAGAAAACCATCCGGTTTGAAGTCAGAGGAACGTTACGCCGTCAGTGA
- a CDS encoding glutathione S-transferase family protein, which translates to MSPTAPIKLYQFPLMWGLPNISPFCMKLETYFRLTGLPYEVIKGDHVFRAPKRKLPFIDDNGQIIADSSIIIQHLKTRYNDQLDDHLDATDRAVAHAFQRMFEESLYWPTLYGRWLDDRNWSWMRGLFFGKLPPVVRQLVQTLAQRKLRRDCVGQGMGHHTPEQIYAFGCKDIDAVVAFLGDKPFFMGNQPCTLDATVFGFLANLLWTPVKSPVIDHARQYPQLNAYCHRMWARCFADRPLPDHAYQAVAQS; encoded by the coding sequence ATGTCGCCAACTGCACCTATCAAGCTCTATCAATTTCCCCTCATGTGGGGGCTGCCGAATATCAGCCCATTTTGCATGAAGCTGGAAACGTATTTCCGCTTGACCGGTCTACCCTATGAAGTGATCAAAGGAGATCATGTTTTCCGCGCCCCCAAGCGTAAGCTGCCTTTCATCGATGACAATGGCCAGATCATTGCTGATTCGTCGATCATCATCCAGCACCTGAAAACCCGTTACAACGATCAGCTGGACGACCACCTGGATGCAACCGACCGGGCCGTGGCCCATGCTTTTCAACGGATGTTCGAGGAAAGCCTGTATTGGCCGACCCTGTATGGTCGCTGGCTGGATGACCGTAACTGGTCCTGGATGCGAGGTCTGTTCTTCGGCAAATTGCCACCTGTTGTCCGGCAGCTGGTACAGACCCTGGCCCAGCGCAAGTTGCGGCGCGATTGCGTGGGTCAGGGTATGGGCCATCACACCCCTGAGCAGATCTATGCCTTCGGCTGTAAAGATATCGATGCTGTTGTGGCTTTTCTCGGTGACAAGCCATTCTTCATGGGGAATCAGCCCTGCACGCTCGATGCCACTGTATTCGGGTTTCTGGCCAATCTACTGTGGACGCCAGTGAAAAGTCCGGTCATCGATCATGCGCGCCAGTACCCTCAATTGAATGCCTATTGTCACCGCATGTGGGCGCGTTGCTTTGCAGACCGGCCTCTGCCTGACCATGCGTATCAGGCTGTGGCACAGTCGTAG